GATTAAAATTTCATCAACATATGGAGCAGCTGTCGCAATCATTTTCGCACCGCGAACATAGATTCCTTCACGATTTTTACGGCTGATATGTAAAATCCCCGGTTTCTTTTCCACTAATGTTTTTGAGCGATCCTTTTGTGGATCATGCCCTGCAACTGTTGACAATAAATCAAGATTACGGGATTGATAGTAATAGCTTTCTATTTTTTCTGAAAAACCTGGATGTGCATCTTCATACTCTGAACGGTTTGCGAACCAACCAGTAATTATGGAACGGGAATATTCAGATAGACGGCTCATGACTCCAAAAGTCTGATCGGCCCAATGCTGATACGCCAAACGTTTTTTTTCCAGATCCTCATGTGTCCTTGGAACGAAGAATGACAGGTTCGCATCAAGTCCTTCCTCCGTCTTGTATGTCAGCAAGGATTTACTGCCTGTTTTTGTTTGTAAATCCAGCAATGACTGAATCGTATGGACCGTTCCTTTAAATGCAGGATGTTCCCCTACGTTCTTGATGATATCTCCATCTAACCAGATATTTCTCCCATCATTAAGTCGTTGAAGATACCGATTGTTTTCGATCATCACGATTCCCCTTTCCATTTACCTCCTCCAAAAAATGGTGGAGTCTTCGTTTTAATGGCTCTTTATCATAGGTTTCATACTGCATAGCGAAGGTTCGAATGGGATCCCCGGTATACAGCCTTTCATACAGATCATGCCTCGATCCCAGTGTGCTTCCTATCAGTTCCCATCCTACTTGAAATAAAGACGTTTTAGTGACTGCATCGACATTCGCTCCTCTAAAATACTTTTCTAATAATGGAATGAGTTCGTTGCTGTCCTCGATCGTTGTAGAAGGGAGCTGAATAAAACCGCCTGCCCCGATTTGTTTTAAAATCTCGATCGCTCTTGGATAATGGCGGGTTCCAAGATTTCGTGCCGTTTGCAAGGGTACGAGAGCAGGTAGATAAACACCCTTTTCGTTTAGTGATCCTTGAATCTCCGAGGCAATAAGCAACGCCTCTATACTATCGATTTGGGTATATAGTTCACCAAGCTTCTCCTTCACTTGCAAGAATTGATCGACACCGATAGATTGAGCGATGGCCGTAGCCACCCCTGCAACGAATTGAAGTTTCGTCAGCAATCGGACAACCGTTTGATGATGGGCGAGACAGTTTAATTGCTGGTGCCGCTGCGCTTCAAACACCCCTTCTACGGATCCCCTTATAAGTACACGTTCCCAAGGAATCAACACATCATCAAATAATAAAACAGCGTCCATTTCATCAAATTGTGCACTTAATGGATGTTTCTTTTGATCTTTTGAGGCGAATGATTCACGACAGACAATTTGCAGGCCAGGAAGATTCAATGGGATGATACACATATTTGCTTGCTCTGTTTTATCAGGAGTCAGTTTCTGATGCGGCATGATGATGACATCGTGTGCATACGGGGAAGCGGTAGCAATCATTTTCGCACCTCTAACAACGATTCCTTCCTCCGTTTCCTTTATGACTTTCAATAAAGCATCTTCCTGTTCATCACCTGGCTTTGACCTATCGATCTGAGGATCAAGTATGGCCTGAATCACAATACGTCGTTCATCCCTGGCCTGTTCATAGTATTCCGTGATTTTCTTGGAAAATCCTGAATCATATTGGTTAAAGAAGTCCCTATCAATGTAGTAGCCTGTAACCATCGAATTCGCATAATCAGATAATCGGCTCATCACTCCATAAGTTTTCCGCGACCATAATTCAAAAGCCTTTCTTCTTGCAATCAGCTCATCCATATCTTTGGGGATAAGAAAAGATTTGTGAACAAATTCCTTTGTTTTTGGACTTTCATACCCGACAATCTTTTGTTCCTCAGGTGAATCCAGCATATCTAACAAATGTGTTAATGTGTCTAAGGTGCCTGTGAAAGCATGATGGGCATATAGATCGTCTATTTTCTTTCCATCAAGCCAAACAGTTCTTCCATCTTTCAAACTTTCGGCAAGCCGGCTTCTTTTATTGACCTTCATTAAGCAATAACCCCTCCTTGGATAATACAAAAGCCCTTGAAGGAGTATGGAACTGACTCCTAACAAGGGCTCTCGGTTGTCCGATAAGCTATTTTTTTATGTTTATTATCATAATCCGATAAAATTAATTGGTCAAGTATGATTTTACTAATTACCCAAAAATAACCAGAAAAAAATAATACTTGATAAATAATCAACAATCTTGTTATAGTTTAATTATTCCAATTGGAAAACTATACTATGAAA
The DNA window shown above is from Peribacillus sp. FSL P2-0133 and carries:
- a CDS encoding 4-hydroxyphenylacetate 3-hydroxylase N-terminal domain-containing protein translates to MKVNKRSRLAESLKDGRTVWLDGKKIDDLYAHHAFTGTLDTLTHLLDMLDSPEEQKIVGYESPKTKEFVHKSFLIPKDMDELIARRKAFELWSRKTYGVMSRLSDYANSMVTGYYIDRDFFNQYDSGFSKKITEYYEQARDERRIVIQAILDPQIDRSKPGDEQEDALLKVIKETEEGIVVRGAKMIATASPYAHDVIIMPHQKLTPDKTEQANMCIIPLNLPGLQIVCRESFASKDQKKHPLSAQFDEMDAVLLFDDVLIPWERVLIRGSVEGVFEAQRHQQLNCLAHHQTVVRLLTKLQFVAGVATAIAQSIGVDQFLQVKEKLGELYTQIDSIEALLIASEIQGSLNEKGVYLPALVPLQTARNLGTRHYPRAIEILKQIGAGGFIQLPSTTIEDSNELIPLLEKYFRGANVDAVTKTSLFQVGWELIGSTLGSRHDLYERLYTGDPIRTFAMQYETYDKEPLKRRLHHFLEEVNGKGNRDDRKQSVSSTT